A window from Mycobacterium saskatchewanense encodes these proteins:
- a CDS encoding polysaccharide deacetylase family protein, with protein sequence MARRRFLVALAAGFAGASWCAGETVTPVARGDVHGTAPGPVTPAPGSRVALPGGAVLKRLPGNGDLLAWTVDDGANSDVVRLYTQFAKDTGVRLTYFVTGAYRSWTENAPLLRPLVDAGQIQLANHTWTHPDLTRLAPGQVADELRRTDAFLRNTYGVDATPYFRPPYGHHNAAVDAVAAGLGYQNPTLWSGDLHDSALLPEDRIVALAYQSFVAQNIVIGHLNHPPVTHVYGQLREIIRARGLRTVTLDDVFARR encoded by the coding sequence CTGGCCCGGCGGCGGTTCCTCGTCGCGCTGGCCGCGGGGTTCGCGGGCGCCTCGTGGTGCGCGGGCGAAACCGTGACGCCGGTAGCGCGCGGTGACGTGCACGGGACCGCACCCGGGCCGGTCACCCCGGCCCCGGGATCGCGGGTGGCGCTGCCGGGCGGTGCCGTACTGAAGAGGCTGCCCGGCAACGGCGATCTGCTGGCCTGGACGGTCGACGACGGTGCCAACTCCGACGTGGTGCGCCTCTACACGCAGTTCGCCAAGGACACCGGCGTGCGGCTCACGTATTTCGTCACCGGCGCCTACCGCTCCTGGACCGAGAACGCCCCCCTGCTGCGGCCACTCGTCGATGCGGGGCAGATTCAGCTGGCGAACCACACCTGGACGCACCCGGACTTGACGAGGCTGGCGCCGGGCCAGGTCGCCGACGAGCTCCGCCGCACCGACGCGTTTCTGCGCAACACGTACGGGGTGGACGCCACCCCCTATTTCCGGCCACCCTATGGTCACCACAACGCCGCGGTGGACGCGGTGGCCGCCGGCCTCGGCTATCAGAATCCCACGTTGTGGTCGGGCGACCTGCACGATTCCGCGCTGCTGCCCGAGGACCGGATCGTCGCGCTCGCGTACCAGTCGTTCGTCGCGCAGAACATCGTGATCGGCCACCTCAACCACCCGCCGGTCACCCATGTCTACGGGCAGCTGCGGGAGATCATCCGCGCCCGCGGGCTGCGCACCGTGACCCTCGACGACGTTTTCGCGCGCCGGTGA